Proteins encoded within one genomic window of Drosophila willistoni isolate 14030-0811.24 chromosome XL unlocalized genomic scaffold, UCI_dwil_1.1 Seg141, whole genome shotgun sequence:
- the LOC26528855 gene encoding uncharacterized protein LOC26528855, translated as MTLVTMHLMVIALLLAATAMTATATSSAVARSNGGGRGAIRAATSLIDSSSSISSSTQQVPTIRAPRQRSPFTTQPIDIDVSVTPYRNRGTRQQQQKQTQTTPLPSLASSTATSRQQRRRFTTTTTTTTTTAVPPPSSRRERGNIRAARQPRNTPTLKDPNDDGKMEVTNTLPLQPTTPTTPTTTTASSRGLHVGALKTPRMIQRLVAGHIHNAQGHSTYEVSAVSANSSSSASSSTSVSTATPSSITTKQPQQHARRKTSSSFRLGRPSSTSTTTTHSSLASHDYDDDEALLSEPDDFDNWDNGILRLSAGSGKETADSVPKKQQGKEDSKKTLADQVRDGKYGLIEKELFRRIPKRPGVLSYARNSEVPADNERNFGGLNEQDIWLAEDHLLVIKGGSLNEDSNDEEWPAIDDYDAPTRQIKLPDNPVKPPPFPVQLEPHGPLQLIPNNQLEIHHTSLGNGTIPAKKEGKHSAASGGAHASHSATRSGAATTSKGVGGGGTPTYIYPSPYAPWLLYPNETLAGDSKDERQRQETPAVLRPSTPLLGNWLLNGLNGNDTSLPAVNVSDFDEDDPSLYYPPAYSFVYKSNYSNPVPPGPLVPGIVLPPPPDHFSRLDAPTTSTSTTTTSTSTSTTTTTTTTTMRPKITTQQSPASVVRTSYKPKYNAISYLPPKSSTSPPRRILPKYVERVPVPVAVPIPIYPINYTPHPPTEAPIVFVPSSTTVQPPLSKSNPIYYEYFEAKRQPASIRSNVIDDFLATKPPKRHHFKAPPSAVNDVALDVVDVVKITPKPRTAQIQALHAEYNAALGQLLRSNLIAPPSNPGRFKPPDFDRQPFLPMVNYSVDEQDQNAFKAIVFQPTSQRQLRVSKHQQLQLDPGGSQVDTELTNSYLPERQLRMGKQQQLVYEPSPPTPHYLDVVDKQSGQRQAAVRLRPPAQPLQFWQQRPPPPPPPPQPQFKRIRQGNVRNPSSYPPYFIPGEPIYRLLPVAHAQHKHSWRTKTSSQPIQVQPQSHSQSYYPDRDDDVDNIGVGVNIGHSLAGDILVNYNTNNQFNPQAELVPHAQLGPPPLSYQAHGQGHGHGPLWSERERPVRQSRVQLPEQ; from the exons ATGACATTGGTAACCATGCACTTGATGGTGATAGCGCTGCTGCTAGCAGCGACAGCAATGACAGCAACTGCAACTTCATCAGCAGTTGCAAGAAGCAATGGAGGAGGCAGAggagcaatacgagctgcaaCATCTCTTAtagacagcagcagcagcatcagcagcagcacacAACAAGTGCCAACGATACGAGCGCCACGTCAGCGAAGTCCATTCACAACGCAACCAATTGATATTGATGTTTCAGTGACACCGTATCGAAATCGGGGcacaagacaacaacaacaaaagcaaacacaaacaacaccTCTTCCATCGTTAGCATCGTCGACGGCAACATCAAGACAGCAGCGACGACGCtttaccacaacaacaacaacaacaaccacaactgCAGTGCCTCCACCTTCCTCAAGGCGGGAGCGTGGTAACATTAGAGCCGCCCGCCAACCACGCAATACTCCAACACTAAAAGATCCAAATGATGATGGCAAAATGGAAGTAACAAATACTCTGCCACTTCAACCGACCACACCGACAACTCCAACCACTACCACGGCCTCATCTCGCGGTCTTCATGTTGGAGCTCTAAAAAC ACCACGAATGATCCAACGTTTGGTGGCGGGACACATACACAACGCACAGGGTCATTCCACATATGAGGTATCGGCAGTTAGTGCCAATAGCTCCTCATCGGCCTCCAGCTCCACCTCGGTGTCGACTGCCACACCGTCGAGTATCACAACAAAGCAGCCGCAACAACATGCACGACGTAAAACGAGCAGCAGCTTTCGCCTGGGCAGACCCTCATCCACATCCACAACCACAACTCACTCATCTCTGGCATCCCACGATTATGACGACGATGAGGCATTGCTTAGCGAACCCGATGACTTTGACAATTGGGATAATGGCATTTTGCGGTTGAGTGCCGGTTCTGGTAAGGAAACAGCTGACAGTGTCCCAAAGAAGCAACAGGGTAAAGAGGATTCCAAGAAAACGTTGGCCGATCAGGTGAGAGATGGCAAATACGGACTTATCGAGAAGGAGCTCTTTCGCCGTATACCCAAACGACCGGGTGTGCTTAGCTATGCCCGCAACTCGGAGGTACCAGCGGACAATGAACGCAATTTCGGTGGCCTTAACGAACAGGATATCTGGCTGGCCGAGGATCATTTGCTTGTGATCAAAGGTGGCAGTCTTAATGAGGACTCTAACGATGAGGAATGGCCGGCCATAGATGATTACGATGCGCCGACCAGGCAAATTAAATTACCCGATAATCCGGTAAAGCCGCCTCCATTTCCCGTGCAGCTTGAACCGCATGGACCGTTGCAGCTTATCCCAAATAATCAGCTCGAAATCCATCATACGTCGCTTGGCAATGGAACGATACCCGCAAAAAAGGAAGGTAAGCATTCCGCCGCGAGTGGCGGTGCCCACGCGTCGCATTCTGCTACCCGGTCGGGAGCGGCAACAACGTCTAAGGGAGTCGGCGGTGGTGGCACGCCCACATATATCTACCCGTCACCCTATGCACCGTGGCTGCTCTATCCCAACGAAACGTTGGCCGGCGATAGCAAGGACGAGAGGCAACGCCAAGAGACGCCGGCCGTGCTAAGGCCATCGACGCCCCTTTTGGGCAATTGGCTACTAAACGGTCTCAATGGGAATGACACATCCTTACCGGCGGTCAATGTCAGTGATTTTGATGAGGATGATCCCTCGCTATATTATCCACCAGCCTATAGTTTCGTCTACAAATCGAACTACTCAAATCCAGTACCTCCAGGTCCTCTAGTGCCAGGCATTGTCCTGCCCCCTCCACCCGATCACTTTAGTCGACTTGATGCTCCAACGACTTCAACCTCAACGACCACTACATCGACATCTActtcgacgacgacgacgacgacgaccacAACAATGCGTCCCAAGATCACCACCCAACAGAGTccagcatctgtggttaggacgTCATATAAACCAAAATACAATGCAATTAGCTATTTGCCACCCAAATCGTCAACTAGTCCTCCACGACGAATATTACCAAAATATGTCGAAAGGGTGCCAGTGCCTGTGGCCGTACCCATACCCATATATCCGATCAATTATACACCACATCCTCCGACCGAGGCTCCCATTGTGTTTGTGCCCAGCTCGACAACAGTTCAGCCGCCACTCTCGAAATCGAATCCAATTTACTATGAGTATTTCGAGGCGAAACGACAACCGGCTTCGATTAGGAGCAATGTCATTGATGATTTTCTGGCTACCAAGCCGCCAAAGCGACATCATTTCAAAGCTCCACCCAGTGCAGTCAACGATGTTGCCCTGGATGTGGTCGATGTGGTGAAGATAACACCAAAGCCTCGAACAGCCCAAATACAGGCCTTGCATGCTGAGTATAATGCAGCCTTGGGTCAACTATTGAGAAGTAATCTCATCGCGCCGCCATCGAATCCGGGACGTTTTAAGCCGCCAGATTTCGATAGGCAACCGTTCCTGCCCATGGTGAATTACAGTGTCGATGAGCAGGATCAGAATGCGTTCAAGGCGATTGTCTTTCAGCCCACAAGTCAGCGTCAGTTGAGAGTGAGCAAGCATCAGCAGTTGCAATTGGATCCGGGTGGATCACAAGTGGACACGGAGCTGACCAATTCCTATTTACCCGAACGCCAGCTAAGGATGggcaagcagcaacaacttgTTTACGAGCCATCGCCTCCCACTCCACACTATCTTGATGTGGTGGATAAACAGAGTGGCCAGCGGCAAGCAGCGGTTCGTCTTCGTCCGCCGGCACAACCGCTACAATTCTGGCAACAGCGTcctccgccgccgccaccgccacctCAGCCGCAATTCAAACGCATACGTCAGGGTAATGTCAGGAATCCCTCCTCCTATCCGCCCTACTTTATACCCGGTGAGCCGATCTATCGCCTCTTGCCTGTGGCTCATGCCCAGCACAAGCATAGCTGGCGCACCAAAACATCATCACAGCCCATTCAAGTGCAACCTCAATCCCATTCGCAATCCTATTATCCGGATCgggatgatgatgttgacaataTTGGGGTCGGCGTTAACATTGGCCACAGTCTGGCTGGTGATATTTTGGTCAACTATAATACCAATAATCAATTCAATCCACAAGCTGAGCTGGTGCCACATGCCCAATTGGGTCCGCCACCCTTGTCCTATCAAGCCCATGGGCAGGGGCATGGTCATGGACCACTGTGGTCAGAACGTGAGCGTCCGGTTAGGCAATCGCGTGTCCAATTGCCAGAGCAATAG
- the LOC6648328 gene encoding uncharacterized protein LOC6648328 isoform X1: MRLIYDLLLSNAFEIDSRMVLQNHNTVVARSTLTPNSSNQNFSSHPHAGGATGTGRIPLNAGPNTQRPIVDLLVAMVAVPVLILCALQLEKNLRDMNNTESRWLVFALGIVMLVISVIICGYVTHRMGVCIWAGPIDEAGNRTGSSSGLPHINSQNDVLRIVDSLPPSYDSVVKFELPPPPYDCIVIDLEREQQQQQQRGKAMQPLPSTKPMTGPFTSTPNATLHI; the protein is encoded by the exons ATGCGCCTCATCTACGACTTGTTGCTGAGCAATGCCTTTGAAATCGATTCCAG AATGGTGCTACAAAATCATAATACAGTCGTGGCTCGCTCCACATTGACACCGAATAGCAGCAATCAGAACTTTAGTTCCCATCCACATGCTGGCGGTGCAACAGGAACAGGACGAATTCCATTAAATGCTGGGCCAAATACCCAGCGACCCATAGTGGATCTGTTGGTGGCCATGGTAGCTGTTCCTGTACTCATACTCTGCGCCCTACAGCTGGAGAAGAATCTAAGGGACATGAATAATACGGAATCACGTTGGCTGGTCTTTGCATTGGGCATTGTTATGCTGGTGATTAGTGTCATCATCTGTGGCTATGTGACACATCGCATGGGTGTATGCATTTGGGCAGGACCCATCGATGAGGCTGGCAATCGAACAGGCAGCAGTTCAGGACTACCACAC ATCAACTCACAGAATGATGTATTGCGCATTGTCGACTCTCTGCCACCCAGTTATGATAGTGTGGTTAAATTTGAGTTGCCTCCGCCGCCATATGATTGCATTGTGATTGATTTGGAGCgagaacagcagcagcagcagcagagggGCAAAGCCATGCAGCCATTACCTTCTACCAAGCCCATGACGGGTCCATTTACATCGACGCCAAATGCCACTTTACATATATGA
- the LOC6648328 gene encoding uncharacterized protein LOC6648328 isoform X2 — MVLQNHNTVVARSTLTPNSSNQNFSSHPHAGGATGTGRIPLNAGPNTQRPIVDLLVAMVAVPVLILCALQLEKNLRDMNNTESRWLVFALGIVMLVISVIICGYVTHRMGVCIWAGPIDEAGNRTGSSSGLPHINSQNDVLRIVDSLPPSYDSVVKFELPPPPYDCIVIDLEREQQQQQQRGKAMQPLPSTKPMTGPFTSTPNATLHI, encoded by the exons ATGGTGCTACAAAATCATAATACAGTCGTGGCTCGCTCCACATTGACACCGAATAGCAGCAATCAGAACTTTAGTTCCCATCCACATGCTGGCGGTGCAACAGGAACAGGACGAATTCCATTAAATGCTGGGCCAAATACCCAGCGACCCATAGTGGATCTGTTGGTGGCCATGGTAGCTGTTCCTGTACTCATACTCTGCGCCCTACAGCTGGAGAAGAATCTAAGGGACATGAATAATACGGAATCACGTTGGCTGGTCTTTGCATTGGGCATTGTTATGCTGGTGATTAGTGTCATCATCTGTGGCTATGTGACACATCGCATGGGTGTATGCATTTGGGCAGGACCCATCGATGAGGCTGGCAATCGAACAGGCAGCAGTTCAGGACTACCACAC ATCAACTCACAGAATGATGTATTGCGCATTGTCGACTCTCTGCCACCCAGTTATGATAGTGTGGTTAAATTTGAGTTGCCTCCGCCGCCATATGATTGCATTGTGATTGATTTGGAGCgagaacagcagcagcagcagcagagggGCAAAGCCATGCAGCCATTACCTTCTACCAAGCCCATGACGGGTCCATTTACATCGACGCCAAATGCCACTTTACATATATGA
- the LOC6648327 gene encoding regulator of G-protein signaling 7: MVTMNSEADKTQATNALATMSSAVKSPAESTNPSPTATPITTSLGMPPSLSSPPPPSAGTAAATSGSPSSLPVIANGNNNGPLDNSTTQNAVNLNANSECSTTGNTANGPSGSVTKAAAATATSSPPTVKTERVRESATTTAATSDSSSSALKSSSGLLTVSTNHHHHHHHHHHNQSQTQSQSSQQQLQPPPSSSYSASQQQQQQQQQQQQQQQQQQHHQQQQHQQQRGNKNEDAPNILVYKKMEAIIEKMQAESTGVAVRTVKAFMSKVPSVFTGADLIAWIVKNFDVEDVTEALHFAHLLSSHGYIFPIDDHALTVKNDGTFYRFQTPYFWPSNCWEPENTDYAVYLCKRTMQNKTRLELADYEAENLAKLQKMFSRKWEFIFMQAESQSKVAKKRDKLERKVLDSQERAFWDVHRPMPGCVNTTEIDIKKAYRRGGSSHGTGSAGASVAKNPVEQLTRIIALRKQKLERRTIKVSKAAEALVAYYDQYNEFDYFITSPELPNPWQTDSTEMWDTEKNSKEVPVRRVKRWAFSLRELLNDAIGREQFTKFLEKEYSGENLKFWESVQDMKALPQSEIKETIQQIWQEFLAPDAPCPVNVDSKSVELAREAVNSPNGPNRWCFDVAASHVYHLMKSDSYSRYLRSDMYKDYLNCSRKKIKSIPNLFGVKR; encoded by the exons ATGGTAACAATGAACTCTGAAGCGGACAAAACACAAGCAACCAACGCTCTGGCCACCATGAGCTCAGCAGTCAAGTCGCCGGCAGAGAGCACAAATCCCTCGCCAACTGCAACGCCAATAACGACATCCCTTGGCATGCCACCTTCTCTTTCTTCTCCGCCTCCTCCTTCGGCTGGCACTGCTGCTGCTACATCCGGTTCTCCCAGCAGTTTGCCAGTTATAGCCAATGGTAACAACAATGGACCGCTGGACAATTCCACAACACAAAATGCAGTCAACCTAAATGCCAATAGTGAGTGCAGCACAACCGGAAATACAGCCAACGGACCGAGCGGATCTGTgacaaaagcagcagcagcaacagctacaTCATCACCACCCACGGTCAAAACGGAAAGAGTCCGCGAAAGTGCCACAACTACGGCTGCCACCAGCGATTCATCCAGTTCGGCATTGAAATCAAGCAGTGGCCTATTAACAGTCAGTactaatcatcatcatcatcatcatcatcaccatcataaTCAATCGCAAACGCAATCGCAGTCATCGCAACAGCAATTGCAGCCACCGCCATCATCCTCATATTCTGCatcccagcagcagcaacagcagcagcagcagcagcagcaacaacaacaacaacaacaacatcaccagcaacaacaacaccagcaacagcgTGGCAATAAAAACGAAGATGCTCCCAATATATTGGTCTACAAAAAG ATGGAAGCCATCATTGAAAAAATGCAAGCCGAGAGCACTGGCGTTGCTGTGCGCACGGTTAAAGCTTTCATGAGCAAAGTACCATCCGTTTTCACTGGCGCCGATTTAATTGCCTGGATTGTTAAGAACTTTGATGTTGAGGATGTGACGGAGGCGTTACATTTTGCCCATTTACTTAGCTCACATGGCTATATATTTCCAATCGATGATCATGCGTTGACTGTTAAAAATGATGGCACATTTTATAG ATTTCAAACACCATATTTCTGGCCATCAAACTGCTGGGAGCCAGAGAATACAGATTATGCTGTCTATTTGTGCAAACGCACTATGCAAAATAAAACGCGACTGGAATTGGCTGACTATGAGGCTGAGAATCTGGCCAAACTGCAGAAAATGTTCTCACGCAAATGGGAGTTTATATTTATgcag GCCGAATCACAGAGTAAAGTGGCCAAAAAACGAGATAAATTGGAACGTAAGGTGCTTGACTCGCAGGAACGTGCTTTTTGGGACGTCCATCGACCCATGCCGGGATGTGTGAATACCACCGAAATTGATATTAAGAAGGCATATCGACGTGGCGGATCCAGTCATGGTACTGGCTCTGCCGGTGCCTCTGTGGCCAAAAATCCAGTCGAGCAATTGACAAGGATTATTGCATTACGCAAACAGAAACTTGAGCGGCGCACAATCAAAGTGTCCAAGGCGGCAGAAGC cCTCGTTGCCTACTATGATCAGTataatgagtttgattacttTATAACCTCTCCGGAGCTGCCGAATCCTTGGCAAACAGACAGCACAGAAATGTGGGATACGGAGAAGAATAG CAAAGAAGTTCCTGTACGTCGGGTCAAGCGTTGGGCCTTCAGTTTACGGGAACTGCTTAACGATGCCATTGGACGTGAACAGTTTACCAAATTTCTGGAGAAAGAATACAGTGGCGAGAATCTAaa aTTCTGGGAATCAGTGCAGGACATGAAGGCCCTACCGCAATCAGAAATTAAAGAGACTATACAACAAATATGGCAAGAATTCCTAGCACCCGATGCTCCGTGTCCGGTTAATGTGGATTCCAAATCCGTGGAATTGGCACGGGAGGCTGTCAACTCACCGAATGGGCCAAATCGCTGGTGTTTCGATGTGGCTGCTTCGCATGTGTATCATTTGATGAAAAGTGATTCATATTCACGTTATTTGCGTTCCGATATGTACAAggattatttaaattgttcacGCAAAAAGATCAAGTCAATACCGAATTTATTTGGAGTGAAACGTTGA